One Bacillus sp. 1780r2a1 DNA segment encodes these proteins:
- a CDS encoding 2-dehydropantoate 2-reductase, protein MRIAVIGGGAIGLLMSSYLAEHAHVTLYTRRKEQRNQLRTNGVTLKHKATEKNVKVDARILTSNENFEQYELVIIAVKQYGIKEVIPYLMKASKHTSLLFVQNGMSHLNLAQNLPQHNVYLGVVEHGAMKEADDVVIHSGVGITRVALFRGDHLIPFQQFHSTEFGFVWENDWYEMLIQKLIVNAVINPLTALYRVKNGEITANPFFYKTAKAVFNELHAVLRLKEPTAYWNRVVDVCEKTAQNHSSMRKDLQQQRKTEVESILGYILEEAAQRQVNTPIIQFVYNGILGLEDSEGR, encoded by the coding sequence ATGAGGATAGCAGTTATTGGAGGCGGTGCAATCGGCCTTTTAATGAGTTCATACTTGGCTGAGCATGCTCACGTTACTCTGTATACGAGAAGAAAAGAACAGAGAAATCAATTACGGACGAATGGAGTAACACTAAAGCATAAAGCGACTGAGAAAAATGTAAAGGTAGATGCGCGGATTTTAACATCTAATGAAAACTTTGAACAGTATGAACTTGTTATTATAGCGGTTAAACAATATGGTATTAAAGAGGTTATTCCTTATTTAATGAAAGCTTCAAAGCATACATCGCTATTATTTGTTCAAAATGGAATGAGTCATCTTAATTTGGCGCAGAACCTTCCTCAGCATAATGTATACTTAGGTGTTGTTGAACATGGTGCAATGAAAGAGGCAGATGATGTTGTTATCCATTCAGGGGTTGGCATCACGCGCGTTGCTTTGTTTAGAGGAGACCACCTAATTCCCTTTCAACAGTTTCATTCGACTGAGTTTGGATTTGTTTGGGAGAATGATTGGTATGAGATGCTTATTCAAAAGCTAATTGTAAACGCGGTAATCAATCCTTTAACAGCTCTTTATCGAGTGAAAAATGGTGAGATTACAGCTAACCCATTTTTTTATAAAACAGCTAAAGCTGTTTTTAATGAGCTGCATGCTGTGTTACGATTAAAAGAACCAACAGCCTATTGGAATCGAGTAGTAGATGTTTGTGAAAAAACGGCTCAAAATCATTCATCGATGAGGAAAGATCTTCAACAGCAAAGAAAAACAGAGGTTGAATCCATATTAGGTTATATTTTAGAAGAAGCGGCTCAGCGCCAGGTTAATACTCCTATTATCCAATTTGTATATAATGGAATATTAGGGTTGGAAGATAGTGAAGGAAGGTGA
- the bshC gene encoding bacillithiol biosynthesis cysteine-adding enzyme BshC → MEITDVSLSATNKLTEEYIQDSNQAMSYFDYNIHKSDVYKERLQDLKSYTHPREELVEYLMAFNKKLNASNKTLENIEKLRNRDSVVVVGGQQAGLLTGPLYTIHKIISIILLAKQQEKEMGVPVLPVFWIAGEDHDFAEINHVYIEDKGHMLKKTFKQSLKTKDMVSHVTINKEACSEWIDSLFQSFGETEHTKEVLAFLKNSLQNSQTFTDFFAYLTTELFTQYGLILMDAASKEVRKIESSFFIQLIEQNEALSQSVISQQQKLSGEYQKVIDVGSETAHLFYSHEGNRILLERDEDQNFKGKQNEVSFSKEDLIQLAKQRPELLSNNVVTRPLMQEYLLPTLAFVAGPGEVAYWAELQQAFNIFNFTMPPVVPRLSYTLVERNIAKYLEELNIDSEKAVVQGVSTEREAWLHAEVRNPYEGYFNEAKAKIEEIHKTLRENVQKEDKTFEEVLLKNRAILQKQMETVQKIVESKQLVKHDVTHTKYNKIECALRPNGAPQERIWNVAYYLNKYGMQFVSQLLNEEVEFNHHLKVCYL, encoded by the coding sequence ATGGAGATTACAGATGTCTCTTTATCAGCAACTAACAAGTTAACAGAAGAATATATACAGGATAGCAACCAGGCTATGTCATACTTTGATTACAATATACATAAGAGTGATGTTTATAAAGAGCGCTTACAAGATTTGAAAAGCTATACTCATCCAAGAGAAGAGCTTGTTGAATACTTAATGGCATTTAACAAGAAATTAAATGCGTCAAATAAAACGTTAGAAAATATTGAAAAGCTTCGTAATCGAGATAGTGTTGTGGTGGTTGGAGGTCAGCAAGCAGGGCTTTTGACAGGACCTTTATATACCATTCATAAAATTATTTCAATTATCCTATTAGCAAAACAGCAGGAAAAAGAGATGGGAGTGCCTGTATTACCAGTGTTTTGGATTGCTGGAGAAGACCATGATTTTGCTGAAATTAATCATGTGTATATAGAAGATAAAGGACATATGCTGAAGAAAACGTTTAAGCAGTCTCTTAAAACAAAAGACATGGTTTCTCATGTTACAATTAATAAAGAAGCCTGTAGTGAGTGGATTGATAGTTTATTTCAATCGTTTGGTGAAACAGAGCATACAAAAGAAGTGTTGGCTTTCTTAAAAAACTCCCTTCAGAACTCTCAGACATTCACTGATTTTTTTGCATACTTAACAACAGAATTATTTACACAGTATGGCTTAATTTTAATGGATGCCGCTTCAAAAGAAGTACGTAAGATTGAATCTTCCTTCTTTATTCAGCTTATTGAACAAAATGAAGCTTTATCTCAGTCAGTTATCTCTCAGCAGCAAAAACTAAGTGGAGAATATCAAAAGGTAATTGATGTGGGAAGTGAAACGGCACATCTTTTCTACTCTCATGAAGGAAATCGTATCTTGTTAGAACGAGATGAAGATCAGAATTTTAAAGGGAAACAGAATGAAGTATCCTTTTCAAAAGAAGACTTGATTCAACTCGCGAAACAGCGTCCAGAGTTACTAAGCAATAACGTAGTGACACGTCCGTTAATGCAAGAGTACTTGCTTCCAACGTTAGCTTTTGTTGCTGGACCTGGTGAGGTAGCGTATTGGGCAGAATTACAGCAGGCGTTTAATATCTTTAATTTTACTATGCCTCCAGTTGTTCCTCGGCTATCCTATACGTTAGTCGAGCGAAACATTGCAAAATATTTAGAAGAACTAAATATTGATTCAGAAAAAGCAGTTGTACAAGGTGTAAGTACAGAACGAGAAGCATGGTTACATGCAGAAGTTCGTAACCCTTATGAAGGCTACTTTAATGAAGCGAAGGCAAAAATAGAAGAAATTCATAAAACTCTTCGTGAAAATGTTCAAAAAGAAGACAAAACGTTTGAAGAAGTTCTATTGAAAAATCGAGCAATTCTTCAAAAGCAAATGGAGACTGTTCAAAAGATTGTCGAATCTAAACAGCTCGTTAAGCACGATGTAACGCATACGAAATATAATAAAATTGAGTGTGCGCTTCGTCCTAATGGAGCTCCTCAAGAGCGAATCTGGAACGTCGCGTATTATTTGAATAAATATGGCATGCAGTTCGTGTCACAATTACTCAATGAGGAAGTCGAATTTAATCATCACTTAAAGGTTTGTTACCTCTAA
- a CDS encoding DUF3397 domain-containing protein, with amino-acid sequence MGSLVASILATFITLPVVGFFVLYTLLKKVIKNRRKAVHISTYVSTIFFIVSTHYFAKQIFDQSFLWLIILVLLVLAMIVMLINWQVKKDLQLKRMTKGMFRISFFFFLFSHVLLVVSGLIFELLKL; translated from the coding sequence ATGGGGAGCTTAGTTGCAAGCATCTTGGCTACGTTTATCACGCTGCCAGTAGTAGGTTTTTTTGTATTATACACCCTGCTCAAAAAAGTGATAAAAAATCGGCGTAAAGCAGTTCATATCTCTACATATGTCTCAACGATTTTTTTCATTGTATCCACGCACTACTTTGCCAAGCAAATTTTTGACCAGTCTTTTTTGTGGTTGATTATTTTAGTGCTGCTGGTTTTGGCGATGATTGTAATGCTTATAAACTGGCAGGTGAAGAAAGACTTACAGCTGAAAAGAATGACAAAAGGAATGTTTCGAATCAGCTTCTTTTTCTTTTTGTTTTCGCATGTGTTATTAGTTGTTAGTGGCCTAATCTTTGAATTATTAAAGTTATGA